One region of bacterium genomic DNA includes:
- a CDS encoding ABC transporter substrate-binding protein produces the protein MVLLLAAACGGEDTPPDSTAPADRQAAAADAPPTPAAPPLEPDAPPTPPTPPAEPDAPPAPAAPPAEADAPEVSPAAEPSPPSEPPPAPVAASEPTSEPTYRGTLFFGLEAETPDGWNPATQSCAVSCHTVMRAVFDPLTVTDADGEPRPYLLESFEADEDFTIWTFKMRPGVKFHDGTPADAHALATHFRNLLGGALPGQTLQRLTGWEVIDDLTLEIYSEVPFAGLPGGLTGQLGYLAAPSQYADPDGAANPVGTGPFVFKSWIPDQELVVERNADYWRTDAAGRALPYLDRIVFRPIHEADSRKVALGLGDIHVTHSDVGLDFDYYRQNYETTEERSFLQTRHLLLNNAVAPFDSVEGRRALAHCTDHETYNLLRTGGNFDVANGPFAPNTPGHLSDTGFPGYDLEAGRALWERLGDPGPIVLGTSNEPFDRTSAELLVQMWEACGLEVRISQLDQGALIRNAVLGNFQVNLWRNHDGTSLATERVWWHSNFTTGLALNLGRIRNEALDDALNRATVTTDRAELRQIAEEVNRILAEGVHNVWLHWVEWILPHRDEVRNLARITMPDGSELLNILRGRAFLTETWLD, from the coding sequence ATGGTCCTGCTGCTCGCCGCCGCCTGCGGGGGCGAGGACACTCCGCCGGACTCGACAGCCCCCGCTGACCGGCAGGCCGCCGCTGCTGACGCGCCCCCGACGCCCGCGGCGCCCCCGCTAGAACCCGACGCACCACCGACGCCACCTACGCCACCGGCCGAACCTGACGCACCACCGGCGCCCGCGGCACCCCCGGCCGAAGCCGACGCGCCGGAGGTGTCCCCCGCCGCCGAGCCGTCGCCGCCGAGTGAGCCGCCGCCCGCCCCGGTGGCGGCCTCCGAGCCGACCTCCGAGCCGACCTACCGGGGGACGCTGTTCTTCGGACTCGAGGCGGAGACTCCCGACGGCTGGAACCCAGCGACGCAGTCCTGTGCGGTCTCGTGCCACACCGTGATGCGAGCCGTCTTCGATCCGCTGACGGTGACCGACGCCGACGGGGAGCCGCGGCCGTACCTGCTGGAGTCCTTCGAGGCCGACGAGGACTTCACCATATGGACGTTCAAGATGCGCCCCGGCGTCAAGTTCCATGACGGCACGCCCGCCGACGCCCACGCCCTGGCCACCCATTTCCGCAACCTCCTGGGAGGCGCCCTGCCGGGCCAGACCCTGCAGCGGCTCACGGGCTGGGAAGTGATCGACGATCTGACGCTGGAGATCTACTCCGAGGTTCCCTTCGCCGGCCTGCCCGGCGGCCTGACCGGCCAACTGGGCTACCTCGCCGCCCCGAGCCAGTACGCCGACCCCGACGGCGCGGCCAATCCGGTCGGCACAGGCCCGTTCGTCTTCAAGTCATGGATTCCCGACCAGGAACTGGTCGTGGAACGCAACGCCGACTACTGGCGGACCGATGCCGCGGGACGCGCCCTGCCCTACCTGGACCGGATCGTCTTCCGCCCCATCCACGAGGCCGACTCCCGGAAGGTGGCACTCGGACTCGGCGACATCCACGTAACCCACTCCGACGTCGGCTTGGACTTCGACTACTACAGGCAGAACTACGAGACCACCGAGGAACGCAGCTTCCTGCAGACGCGTCACTTGCTGCTCAACAACGCCGTGGCGCCCTTCGACAGCGTCGAGGGCCGGCGGGCCCTCGCCCACTGCACCGACCACGAGACCTACAACCTGCTCCGCACCGGGGGCAACTTCGACGTCGCCAACGGCCCGTTCGCGCCGAACACGCCCGGCCACCTGTCCGACACGGGTTTCCCCGGCTACGACCTCGAGGCCGGCCGCGCCCTATGGGAGCGGCTCGGAGACCCTGGGCCGATCGTGCTCGGAACCAGCAACGAGCCGTTCGACCGGACCTCCGCCGAACTGCTCGTCCAGATGTGGGAGGCCTGCGGCCTGGAAGTCCGGATCAGCCAACTCGACCAGGGCGCCTTGATTCGCAACGCCGTGCTGGGGAACTTCCAGGTGAACCTGTGGCGCAACCACGACGGCACCAGCCTGGCGACCGAGCGGGTCTGGTGGCACTCCAACTTCACCACCGGTCTGGCCCTGAACCTGGGGCGCATCAGGAACGAAGCGCTCGACGATGCCCTGAACCGAGCCACCGTGACCACCGATCGCGCCGAGCTCCGCCAGATCGCCGAGGAGGTCAACCGGATCCTCGCCGAGGGCGTTCACAACGTGTGGCTGCACTGGGTGGAATGGATCCTGCCCCACCGCGACGAGGTCCGGAACCTGGCCCGGATCACGATGCCCGACGGCAGCGAACTGCTGAACATCCTGCGCGGCCGGGCGTTCCTCACCGAGACCTGGCTCGACTAG
- a CDS encoding ABC transporter substrate-binding protein: protein MPASLLRTILHRRTGRLLAAATAVLLLAGACGSDGGGEASSPAAPAEPPATGDPPAPPTPAPGDPPPPTPEDPPAPGDPPPQPAPGDPPPTPEDSPAPGDPPPTPGDPPAPPPAADDPPPPPPAPVAAPEPTAEPVYGGTLTFGLEAETNQGWNPATTQCAVACHTVMRAIFDPLTIEGPSGAPEPYLLESFTANDDFTAWRLRMRPGVTFHDGTPADAAALATHFDNLRAGSLTSLLMRRWESWTVIDDLTVEVRATGPLAGLPGLLAGQMGYLAAPSQYADPDGAVRPVGTGPFVFTSWTLDRELVADRNPDYWKTDAEGRRLPYLDRVVFRPIADSDARDLALRAGDLDTHHLNSPLDAPQNRERYKVVEEGSFFQTTYMMLNAGAPPFDDIDARRAVAHCTDYDTYNLLRVGGNVPIANGPFGPNTPGFLAESGFPAYDPEAGRALWGRLDDPGTVELGTTNDPFNRTTTELISQMWNDCGIDTQITQVDQGTLITNAVFGLFQTFLWRNHNGADLEVERTWWHSEYATGLAVNFGRIVDQRIDAALDAAARTVDLDERRALAEEINRAFAEGAYNIWLNWSLWMLPHHDRVHNLARLTLPDGREIINLIEGRAFLTETWIE from the coding sequence ATGCCCGCCAGCCTGCTGCGAACCATTCTCCACCGGCGCACGGGGCGCCTGCTCGCCGCGGCGACAGCCGTCCTCCTGCTCGCAGGCGCCTGCGGCAGCGACGGCGGCGGCGAGGCCTCGAGTCCGGCCGCCCCCGCCGAGCCGCCCGCGACGGGGGACCCGCCGGCGCCGCCGACACCCGCACCCGGGGACCCGCCGCCGCCGACACCCGAGGACCCGCCCGCACCCGGCGACCCGCCCCCGCAGCCCGCACCCGGGGACCCGCCGCCGACACCCGAGGACTCACCTGCACCCGGCGACCCGCCGCCGACACCCGGCGACCCGCCCGCACCACCACCTGCAGCAGACGACCCACCCCCACCGCCACCCGCACCCGTGGCGGCGCCCGAGCCCACAGCCGAGCCGGTCTACGGCGGGACGCTGACCTTCGGCCTCGAGGCCGAGACCAACCAGGGCTGGAACCCGGCGACCACCCAGTGCGCCGTGGCCTGCCACACCGTGATGCGCGCCATCTTCGACCCGCTCACGATCGAAGGCCCGTCCGGCGCCCCCGAGCCCTACCTGCTGGAGTCCTTCACGGCCAACGACGACTTCACCGCGTGGAGGTTGAGGATGCGGCCGGGCGTCACCTTCCACGACGGCACGCCCGCCGACGCCGCCGCGCTCGCCACCCACTTCGACAACCTGAGGGCGGGATCGCTCACGAGCCTGCTGATGCGCCGCTGGGAGAGTTGGACGGTCATCGACGACTTGACCGTGGAAGTGCGGGCCACCGGCCCCCTCGCCGGCCTGCCCGGGCTCCTCGCCGGGCAGATGGGCTACCTGGCCGCGCCGAGCCAGTACGCCGACCCCGACGGCGCCGTCAGGCCGGTCGGCACCGGCCCGTTCGTCTTCACGTCATGGACCCTCGACAGAGAGCTGGTGGCGGACCGCAACCCCGACTACTGGAAGACCGACGCCGAGGGACGCCGACTCCCCTACCTGGACCGGGTCGTGTTCCGCCCCATCGCCGACTCCGACGCCCGCGACCTGGCCCTGCGGGCCGGCGACTTGGACACCCATCACCTCAACTCCCCTCTCGACGCCCCGCAGAACAGGGAGCGCTACAAGGTCGTGGAGGAGGGCAGCTTCTTCCAGACCACCTACATGATGCTCAACGCCGGGGCGCCGCCCTTCGACGACATCGACGCCCGCCGGGCGGTGGCGCACTGCACCGACTACGACACCTACAACCTGCTGCGGGTCGGTGGAAACGTTCCCATCGCCAACGGTCCCTTCGGGCCGAACACGCCCGGCTTCCTGGCCGAGAGCGGGTTCCCTGCCTACGACCCCGAGGCGGGGCGCGCCCTGTGGGGCCGGCTGGACGACCCGGGCACCGTTGAGCTCGGCACCACGAACGACCCCTTCAACAGGACCACCACCGAGCTGATCTCCCAGATGTGGAACGACTGCGGCATCGACACCCAGATCACCCAGGTGGACCAGGGAACCCTCATCACCAACGCCGTCTTCGGACTCTTCCAGACGTTCCTGTGGCGGAACCACAACGGCGCCGACCTCGAGGTCGAGCGCACCTGGTGGCACTCCGAGTACGCAACCGGGCTGGCGGTCAACTTCGGGCGCATCGTCGACCAGCGGATCGACGCCGCCCTCGACGCCGCCGCCCGGACCGTCGACCTCGACGAACGGCGAGCCTTGGCCGAGGAGATAAACCGAGCGTTCGCCGAGGGCGCCTACAACATCTGGCTGAACTGGTCGCTGTGGATGCTCCCGCACCACGACCGCGTCCACAACCTGGCGAGACTGACACTTCCCGACGGGCGCGAGATCATCAACCTCATCGAAGGGCGGGCCTTCCTCACCGAGACCTGGATCGAGTAG
- a CDS encoding AMP-binding protein — translation MARTHPVEGATVAAWRQHDPSIPADLDLGKLRRRLRGGSLPRALRRRASASGRRTTISVDGEEVDLRRLHVQAEALAVRFGETGVGPERPALLAAPPSLDFIRCYLALLAVRSPVVLANPSATSREFEAQIAAASVSVAITGGEATDTLASLAAGEPLTHWPIAGLDRGGGGALPHAALPRSSDVAVCGFTSGTTGAPKLAPLRHGDVQASIRSAMRAWRWRRGDVLVHALPMFHQHGLSAVHASILAGSSLHCLSRFDPERLIAEARRRRASVIFAVPAMWERVVATHTAVDAPGLRLAISGSAPLPATLFERIEDVLGMPPLERYGTTESGLNISNLYDGPRQPGGVGFPLPGVEISIHDETGELSVRGPQVFGGYAGQTPLAGGEWFATGDQAEADPASGAVTITGRLKDIIITGGINVHPREVEDSLASHPAVDTVAVVGVPSRRWGEEVTAFVVSEAGFSEDELRRWCRRQLSAHKVPKRFHPVEEIPRNPTGKVMRGELTELGAALAGRPGARVPRRLDR, via the coding sequence ATGGCGCGGACCCATCCTGTCGAGGGGGCCACGGTGGCGGCCTGGCGCCAGCACGACCCGTCAATCCCCGCGGACCTCGATCTGGGGAAGTTGCGCCGGCGGCTGCGCGGCGGCTCCCTTCCCCGGGCGCTGCGACGGCGCGCCTCCGCCAGCGGCCGGCGAACCACGATCAGCGTCGACGGCGAGGAGGTCGACCTGCGCCGACTCCACGTACAGGCGGAGGCCCTGGCCGTGCGGTTCGGGGAGACCGGCGTCGGCCCTGAGCGCCCGGCGCTGCTGGCCGCCCCGCCGTCGCTGGACTTCATCCGGTGCTACCTGGCGCTGCTGGCCGTGCGCTCCCCTGTCGTGCTTGCCAACCCTTCCGCCACATCACGGGAGTTCGAGGCGCAGATCGCCGCCGCCTCGGTGTCGGTGGCGATCACCGGCGGCGAGGCCACCGACACGCTGGCGAGCCTCGCTGCCGGAGAACCGTTGACGCACTGGCCGATCGCGGGACTGGACCGCGGGGGCGGCGGCGCCCTGCCGCACGCCGCACTTCCCCGCTCGAGCGACGTCGCGGTCTGCGGCTTCACCTCCGGCACCACCGGCGCGCCGAAGCTCGCCCCGTTGCGCCACGGAGACGTCCAGGCGTCCATCCGCTCGGCCATGCGGGCCTGGCGCTGGCGCCGCGGCGACGTCCTCGTCCACGCCCTGCCGATGTTCCACCAGCACGGTCTCAGCGCCGTCCACGCGTCGATCCTCGCCGGCTCGTCGCTGCACTGCCTATCCAGGTTCGACCCCGAGCGGCTCATCGCTGAGGCGCGGCGTCGGCGGGCTTCGGTCATCTTCGCCGTGCCCGCCATGTGGGAACGCGTCGTCGCCACGCACACGGCTGTGGACGCGCCCGGGCTCCGCCTGGCGATCTCGGGCTCGGCACCGCTGCCGGCCACGCTGTTCGAGCGGATCGAGGACGTCCTGGGCATGCCCCCGCTGGAGCGCTACGGGACCACCGAGTCGGGGCTGAACATCTCGAACCTCTACGACGGTCCCCGACAGCCCGGCGGCGTGGGGTTTCCCCTGCCCGGCGTCGAGATCTCGATCCACGACGAGACCGGCGAGCTCTCGGTGCGCGGCCCGCAGGTCTTCGGCGGCTACGCGGGCCAGACCCCCCTCGCCGGCGGCGAGTGGTTCGCCACCGGCGATCAGGCCGAAGCGGATCCGGCGAGTGGCGCGGTCACCATCACGGGGCGCCTGAAGGACATCATCATCACCGGCGGAATCAACGTCCACCCCCGAGAAGTGGAGGACAGCCTGGCGTCTCATCCCGCCGTCGACACCGTGGCGGTGGTGGGTGTGCCGTCGAGACGCTGGGGCGAGGAGGTCACCGCGTTCGTCGTCAGCGAGGCGGGTTTCAGCGAGGACGAGCTGCGCCGCTGGTGCCGCCGGCAGTTGAGCGCCCACAAGGTTCCCAAGCGGTTCCACCCCGTCGAGGAGATTCCCCGCAACCCCACCGGGAAGGTCATGCGCGGCGAACTCACCGAACTTGGCGCAGCCCTCGCCGGCCGCCCGGGCGCGCGGGTGCCACGGAGACTTGACCGTTGA
- a CDS encoding enoyl-CoA hydratase/isomerase family protein — protein MTGGRNRSGERLGRHSEVAEFLMSSEPRRNAVDHAFLDELGRAIDDAEDRDCTALVLRSALPRVFCSGADLTLPDAERADVSDRLYATYQRMLGSPVIFVADVAGAAVGGGAQLCLAADICMVTPDAWFRFAGAGHGLAVAAWGLVNAVGRHAAADMCLTMRKVDATEAIRLGLATPRRDELVAEIARTDPAARRRLKQLLNAAVREPLERERTGNRENWTGSIEGLHRWGRAE, from the coding sequence ATGACCGGCGGGCGCAACCGATCGGGAGAAAGACTGGGCCGGCACTCCGAGGTTGCCGAGTTCCTGATGTCGTCGGAGCCGCGCCGCAACGCGGTCGACCATGCCTTTCTCGACGAGTTGGGCCGGGCGATCGACGATGCCGAGGATCGGGACTGCACCGCGCTCGTCCTGCGCTCGGCGCTCCCGCGCGTGTTCTGTTCCGGCGCCGACCTGACGCTGCCCGACGCCGAGCGGGCCGATGTGTCCGATCGCCTCTACGCCACCTACCAGCGGATGCTCGGCTCCCCGGTCATCTTCGTGGCCGATGTCGCCGGCGCCGCCGTGGGCGGGGGCGCCCAGCTCTGCCTCGCCGCCGACATCTGCATGGTCACGCCGGACGCCTGGTTCCGCTTCGCCGGCGCCGGTCACGGATTGGCGGTCGCCGCCTGGGGACTGGTGAACGCCGTCGGGCGCCACGCCGCGGCCGACATGTGCCTGACGATGCGGAAGGTGGATGCCACCGAGGCCATCCGGCTGGGGCTGGCGACACCCCGGCGCGACGAACTCGTGGCGGAGATCGCGCGGACCGACCCGGCGGCTCGCCGGCGCCTGAAACAGCTTCTGAACGCCGCAGTGCGCGAGCCGCTGGAGCGCGAACGGACGGGGAATCGTGAGAACTGGACGGGCAGCATCGAAGGTCTGCACCGCTGGGGCCGTGCTGAGTGA
- a CDS encoding alpha/beta hydrolase has protein sequence MEVAAEFETSTLTVTTADGVTLHSEAVGSGEPILFVHEFAGDHRTWEPQIRRFSRSHRCITYAARGYPPSQVPADPAAYSQRHAVDDAVAVLAAHSVGAAHVVGISMGGFCGLHLAMAHPERVRSLVAAGTGYGARPHEAERFRSECDAIAEVIEGSGMAAFARQYMCGPSRVQLQNKDPRAWQEYTGWLGEHSAEGSAHTMRGVQRERPSLYALEEELSAIAVPVLVLAGDEDDGCLDTSVWLKRVVPSAGLAVLARSGHTLNIEEPDRVNTLIADFLSRVAAGAWGPRDPRAVSGAITGFS, from the coding sequence ATGGAAGTGGCGGCTGAGTTCGAGACGTCCACGCTGACGGTCACCACCGCCGACGGGGTGACATTGCACAGCGAGGCGGTCGGCAGCGGCGAGCCGATCCTTTTCGTCCACGAGTTCGCCGGCGACCACCGCACCTGGGAGCCGCAGATCAGGCGGTTCTCGCGGAGCCATCGCTGCATCACCTACGCCGCCCGCGGCTACCCGCCGTCGCAGGTCCCCGCCGATCCCGCCGCGTACTCCCAGCGGCACGCCGTCGACGACGCCGTGGCCGTCCTCGCTGCCCATTCCGTCGGGGCCGCCCACGTCGTCGGGATCTCCATGGGGGGTTTCTGCGGTCTGCACCTTGCCATGGCGCACCCCGAGCGCGTCCGGTCGCTCGTGGCGGCGGGCACCGGTTACGGCGCGCGCCCGCACGAGGCAGAGCGATTCCGCAGCGAGTGCGACGCCATCGCCGAGGTGATCGAGGGCTCGGGAATGGCCGCGTTCGCCCGGCAGTACATGTGCGGGCCGTCGCGGGTGCAGCTGCAGAACAAGGACCCGCGCGCCTGGCAGGAGTACACCGGGTGGCTGGGCGAGCATTCGGCTGAGGGATCCGCCCACACGATGCGCGGCGTGCAGCGCGAGCGGCCGTCGCTGTACGCCCTGGAGGAGGAACTATCGGCGATCGCGGTGCCCGTCCTCGTCCTGGCGGGCGACGAGGACGACGGCTGCCTGGACACGAGCGTGTGGCTGAAGCGGGTCGTCCCGAGCGCCGGCCTGGCGGTTCTGGCCCGCTCGGGCCACACCCTGAACATCGAGGAGCCGGACCGGGTGAACACGCTCATCGCCGACTTCCTGAGCCGGGTCGCCGCCGGCGCCTGGGGGCCGCGCGACCCCCGCGCCGTCTCCGGCGCCATCACCGGCTTCTCGTAG